The sequence TGCTTCCCATGGTGAAACCCCAGTTCGAGGTGGGTAAGGAGCGCCTGGGCCGCGGGGGAGTGGTGCGCAGTCCGGAGCTGCGGGCGGAAGTGACACTCGCGGTTGCCCGGGAGGCGATGAAGTATGGTTTAACAACGAAGGGTGTGGCTGCCTCCCCATTGCCGGGGCCCAGCGGGAATGTCGAGTATTTCCTGTGGTTGGTCAAGGACGGGGCCGAAGCGGCACCCAGCGACGTTCAGTTGGAATCCATGGTTGCCACAGCGGTGAAGGAGGGCCCCCAGTGACCGACGCCCACGACGGCACATCGGCGAAGACCGGCGAGAAACGCGAGGTGCTGTTGGTGGCGCACACCGGGGTCCACGAGAACCTGGGCCTGGCCGCGGAGGCCGCCTCCACCCTGCAAGAAGGCGGGATCAACGTCCGCGTCATGGCGACGGCGGACCCCGCCCCGGTGGCCCGCCACGAGGTGCTGGGGCGCTTCAAGCGCTTCGGTCACACCCGGGAGGCAGCCACGGGCGTGGAGATGGTCCTCGTCCTCGGTGGCGACGGCACCTTCCTCCGCGCCGCAGACATCGCCCACTCCGCGGATGTCCCGGTGCTCGGGATCAACATGGGCCACATCGGATTCCTCGCCGAGTGGGAGCAGGAGTCGCTGCAGGAGGCCATTGACCGGGTCATCAGTCGGGACTACCGCGTGGAGGACCGGATGACCCTCTCCATCACCGTGCGGGATCTCGACGGCCGCGTTCTGGGCACGGGGTGGGCCCTCAATGAGTGCTCGGTGGAGAACCTCAACCGGCAGGGTGTGTTGGACACCATCTTGGAAGTGGATCAACGCCCCGTCAGCTCCTTCGGCTGCGACGGCGTGCTCGTGTCCACCCCCACCGGATCCACGGCCTACGCTTTTTCTGCGGGCGGCCCGGTTTTGTGGCCGGAGCTGGATGCCATCCTCGTGGTTCCCTCCAACGCGCACACCCTATTCTCCCGCCCGTTGGTGGTCTCCCCGGATTCCTCGGTGGCGGTGGAGACGAACCCCACCACATCCCCGGCGACGGCGGTGATGGACGGCTTCCGCCAGATCCACATGCCCCCCGGCGCCCGCGTGGAGATGCGCCGTGGCCCCCAGCCGGTGCGTTGGGTCCGCCTGGATTTTGCGCCCTTTGCCGACCGTTTGGTGCACAAGTTCCGCCTGCCCATCACGGGTTGGCGCGGCCCCCGGCACTAGAGGCAGCATGCTCAACGACATCCACATCCGCAACCTCGGCGTGATCGAGGAGGCCACCGCAGAGTTCTCCACCGGCCTCACGGTTGTCACCGGCGAAACCGGTGCCGGGAAGACGATGGTGGTCACCAGCCTGCGCCTGCTATCCGGGCATCGCGCGGAGGCCTCGCGCGTCCGGGCGGGGGCGGACAAAGCGGTGGTGGAGGGCATCTTCGCCACGACGTCCGCTAAGGTCGCCGATCTGGTGGAGGAGATCGGGGGGTTTATGGACGCCACGGAGGGGGCGCCCGCAGAAGTCATCGCCTCCCGCACAGTCACCGCCGCCGGACGCTCCCGGGCACATCTCGCCGGCAAGGCGGTGGCCGCGGCGGTGCTCGGGCAGTTCGCCGGTCACGTCATCACGATCCATGGGCAAAACGACCAGCTCCGGTTGCTGGATCCCGCCCGCCAGTTGCGGGCCCTCGATACGTACGCCGGACTGCGCGGGGAGGTGGCGTCCTATAGAGAAAAGCGGCGGGTCTGGCAGGAGCTGGACCGGGACCTGCGGCGCCGCACCGAAGCGCGCCGCGAATTGGCGCTGGAGACGGAGACGCTGCAGCGGGCGCTGGAGACCATCGACGAGATCGATCCCCAGCCGGGCGAGGACGAGCAACTCAAGGCGGACATCACCCGGTTGCAGGATGCCGACGAGGAGCGGGCCAGCCTCGGCGCGGCGCTCAGTGCCCTGGACGGGTCTGCGGACGTGGGCGGTGGGGAGCTTGGCGGGGACGCGGCGGATCTCGGGGCGGCCAGCGCCAGCGATCTCATTGGGCAGGCGCAGGCACAACTCACCGGACCGGACCCGAAGGTCCAGGAGCTAGCGCAGCGCCTCGGGGAGGTGGCCGGCCAGATCAGCGACATCGCCATGGAGTTGGGGGAAGTGCTCCTGGATATCCCGGACCCGGACGCGCTGGAGGGCATGCTGCAGCGGCAGGCGGAGCTGCGCGAGCTGCGCAAGTTCGCCGTAGACGTGGACGGCGCTATCCAGTGGCGCGACCGGGCCCGCCAACGGCTCGAACAGATCGACGTCAGTGGAGACGCGCTGGACAGGCTGGCCGAACAGGTCGAGCGAGCCCGGGCGGAGATGATGGACATCGGCAGACGCCTATCCACCCAGCGGGCCAACGCTGCAAAGGCCTTCGCGAAAGACGTGACCCGGGAGATCCGGGGGCTGCACATGTCCGCCGCGGTGGAGGTGGAGATCAACAGCACCGCCGAACCCGGGCCGGAGGGGCTGGATGAGGTGGAATTTCAACTGGTCCAGGGCGGGCACCGGACGGCGCTGGCCGCCAGCGCCTCCGGGGGTGAGCTATCCCGGGTGATGCTGGCGCTGGAGGTAATTATGGCGGGCAGCGGCCGCACCATGGTCTTCGACGAGGTGGACGCCGGGGTGGGCGGTAAAGCCGCCGTAGAGATCGGGCGGCGGCTCGCGGCGCTGGCGACAAAGAACCAGGTGATCGTCGTGACGCACCTGCCGCAAGTTGCGGCCTTCGCCGACGCGCACCTCTACGTTGCCAAGGCCGCCAGCGATGCGACCGTCAGCTCGAGTGTGCGCACCCTCAGCGAAGAGGAGCGGGTGGAGGAGCTGTCCCGGATGCTCGCCGGGCTCGAATCGGATACCGGCCGGGCCCATGCGGAGGAGCTGGTGGCCATGGCCACCGATGCCAAGAGGAGGCTGGACGAGGGCTAAAACCGCGCTACCAGCGGGACGCTGGCCCGACGGATCGGCGCGCCTCACCCACCTGGCGGCCCCTAAGCACCACAATGGTGGCCATGATTTTCTCCCGCTCCGATTTGCCCGGCATCCAGGGTTCCACCCGGAACCTCACCGGACCGAAAAGCATGGCCAAAGCCAAGCTTTCCGACGGGGACATTGTGGTGATCTCGGCTCCCGATCTCAGCCGCTCCATGGCCCAGAAGCTCATCGACTCGGGCGTGGCCGCCGTGGTCAACACCGATCAATTTACTACTGGGCGGATGCCCAACTTCGGGCCCCAAATGCTACTGGACAACGGCGTGACCTTGGTGGAAAACACCGGCCCGGAACTCGCCGCCAAAGCCAAGAGCGGCAAGAAGGTGCGCCTGCACGAGGGCAAGCTCTACTACGGTGAGCGCTCCATCGGGGGCGGGGAAATCCTCGACGAGGAAACCTCCATGCAGCGCTTCGACGATGCGCGCGACGCCCTCGGGGATCACATGGAGGCCCTGTCCGGCAACACCGCCGAGTTCGTCCGCTCCGAAGCCCCGCTGCTCATCGACGGCGTGGGCATCCCGGATGTGGATGTGGACATGGAGGACCGGAAAGTCCTGGTGGTCAGCCCGGATGAGCAGCTCAAGCCGAAGCTACGGGAGCTGCGGTACTTCTTGCGGGAGTACGACCCGGTCATCATCGCGGTGGACTCTGCGGCCGATGAGCTGCTGGCGGCGGGCCACCGACCGAAGCTGATTGTCGGGGATCCGGAGGGCATCGGCACCGAAGCGCTGCGCTCCGGGGCGACGGTCATCCTGCCCGCCGAGCCGGACGGCTTCGCCCACGGCCTGGAGCGGATTCAGGATCTTGGGGTGGGGGCCATGACCTTCCCGGCCGCGACCTCCAACTCGCGGGACTTGGCTTTCTTGCTGGCCCATTATCACGGGGCCTCCATGGTGGTGAACCTGGGGGAGGTGGTGGATATTGACCGGTTGTTCCACGACGCCAATTCACCGGATACCCCCTCCGCCCTGTTGTCCCAGCTCCGCGTGGGACCCCGGTTGGTGGATTCCACGGCAGTCGCCGAGCTCTACCGCGTGCAGAAGGCCGGGGGCGGCTGGCTGTGGGCGCTGCTCGGCATCCTGCTGGCCCTGCTGGCGATCGTCCTCATCGCCGGCCTGTCCGGTGATGGCAGCTTCGTGGAAAACCTCATCAATTCGTGGAACAACCTGGCCATCAGCTTCCAGAACCTGTTCCGAAACTAGGCGGAGAAGGGAGTCCACGGATCATGAGCACTGGCCGTATCATCGCGGGTCTCGGCGCGGGCATCGCCCTAGGGACCCTGTTCGGGTTCTATGCCCTGGCCCCGAATGTCGAGGGTGGCCCCGGCGGGGGTTCCGCCAGCGCGCAGCACCAGTTGGAGCAGGAGCGCAGCGCCAGGCAATCGGCCGAGGCGGATGCCAATACCGCAGATCGAATTATCGATGCCCAGGCCCAAACGCTGCTGGCAGATGACCTTAAGGGCCGAACGGTGGCCCTGGTTGGGATGCCGGGGGCCCCGGCCCAAGCCGTGGACCGGATCGCGGCAATGGTGGGGGATGCCGGCGGGGAGGTGAGTGCCCGCGTGACGCTAACGGAGGAGGCAGTGAACCCGGACAAGGGGGATGAACTGAAATCGTTGGCCGCCAACTCTCTGCCGGCGGGGGCGAAACTCTCTGAGAAGAACCTCAACCCGGGGATGCACACCGGTCAGATCTTGGGGGCCGCCCTGTCCTCCGGGCGCGGGCCGGGTGCGGGCAAGTCGGCTTCGGAATCGGATCGGTCCATTGTGTTCGGCGCACTGCGAAACCAGGGCTTCGTGGACAAGGCGGACCAGCAGGTCAAGCCGGCCGATCTGGCAATCGTGGTTACCGGTTCCGGGGCCCAAAGCACCGCGGGCAAGAAGGAGGAGAACCGGAAAGATGGCGGCCCGGCCGGCGGTGGCTACGCCGCACAGTTCACCGCGGACGTGGCGGCGGGACTGGATAGCACGATGGCCGGCACGGTGCTGGCCGGGGATGCGGGCTCAGCGGCTGACGGCGGGGCCATCGCGATTGTCCGTAAGAGTCCGGAGCTGGTGAAATCGGTGTCTACGGTGGATGATGCGCAGCGGGCGGCGGGGGCCCTCACAGTGATCAAGGCGGCCAAGCAGCAGTTGGAGAAGGCCGCTGGTCAATACGGCTCGGGGCCCGGTGCGACGGCCGCGACCGTCGGGTAACCCGAGGGTGTTATGCTGAAGCCCCGTAGGTATTCACCTGCGGGGTTTTGTTTTTCTGCGGCCCCGCACCACTGACCGGGAGATCATTTGTCTAGCACCCGCGCCGATCGCAAAACCAAGTTCATCTTCGTCACCGGCGGTGTTGCCTCCTCCTTGGGTAAGGGTTTGACCGCCGCCAGTTTGGGGCAGTTGCTCTCCGCGCGTGGGCTGAAGGTGACGATGCAGAAGCTGGATCCATACCTCAACGTCGATCCGGGCACGATGAATCCCTTCGAGCACGGGGAGGTTTTTGTCACTGACGATGGCGCGGAGACTGACCTGGATCTGGGCCACTACGAGCGTTTCTTGGACCGCAATCTGTCCGCGGCAGGGAATGTGACCACCGGCAAGGTCTACTCCAACGTCATTGCCAAGGAGCGGCGGGGGGAGTACCTGGGCAAGACGGTGCAGGTGATCCCGCACATTACGGACGAGATCAAGCGCTCCGTGCTGGCGATGGGCGAGCCGGATTCCGAGGGCAACCGCCCGGATGTGGTGATCTCCGAAATCGGTGGCACGGTGGGGGATATCGAATCGCAGCCCTTCTTGGAGGCAGCCCGTCAGGTCCGCCACGAGGTGGACCGGGAAAACATCGTGTTCATCCACGTCTCCCTGGTGCCCTACCTGGCCCCGTCCGGGGAGTTAAAGACGAAGCCCACCCAGCACTCCGTGGCGGCGCTGCGGAGCATCGGTATCGTGCCGGACGCGGTTGTGCTCCGGGCCGACCGGGATGTGCCACAACCCATGAAGGACAAGATCGCCCTCATGTGTGACGTGGATGAAGAGGGCGTGGTCTCCTGCCCAGATGCCCCCTCCATCTACGACATCCCCAAGGTCCTCTACAACCAACACCTGGACGCGTACGTCATCCGTCGGCTCAACCTGCCGTTCCGGGACGTGGACTGGACCACCTGGGGCGGGTTGCTGGACAGCGTGCACAACCCCACGGGGGAAGTCACCGTTGCCATCGTGGGCAAGTACATCGACTTGCCGGATGCCTACCTCTCGGTCGCCGAGGCCATCCGGGCCGCCGGTTTCGGACGCAAGATCAAGGCGCATGTGCGCTGGATCGCCTCCGATGGAATGGAGGATGCGCAGTATGCCGCTGAACAGCTCGCCGGGGTAGATGCCATCGTGATCCCCGGGGGCTTCGGCATTCGCGGCATCGAGGGCAAGATCGGGGCGCTGAACTACGCCAAGCGCTCCGGGATCCCCGCGCTGGGCATCTGCCTGGGCCTGCAGTGCATGGTCATCGCCGCAGCCCGCGAGGCGGGGTTGGCGGACGCGTCCTCCACGGAATTCGACCCGTCCACCCCGGTGCCCGTCATCTCCACGATGGAGGAGCAGAAGGCGGCAGTGGCGGGGGAGGCCGACCTGGGTGGGTCCATGCGCCTGGGCTCCTATCCGGCAACGTTGGCGGAGGGCTCCGTGGTTGCGGATCTGTATGGTACGACGCAGGTCACCGAGCGTCACCGGCACCGCTATGAAGTGAACAACGAGTACCGGGAGCAGATCAGCGCCGGTAGCGACCTACGCTTCAGCGGGACTTCCCCGGACGGTGGGCTCGTGGAATTCGTGGAGTACGACCGCGCAGACCATCCCTTCTTCGTGGGCACCCAGGCCCACCCGGAGTACAAATCCCGGCCCACCCGTCCGCATCCCCTGTTTGCGGGCCTGGTCGATGCAGCGATCGACCGCGCATCGGAGCAGCGCTGATGCCGAAGTTATACGAGGTAAACTCGTCCGAGATCCTGTTCGACGGTCCCATCTTTGCCGTGCGCCGCGACGAGATCGCAACGGCAACCGGGCAGGCCACGCGAGACATCGTGGAGAACTTCAG comes from Corynebacterium heidelbergense and encodes:
- a CDS encoding NAD kinase translates to MTDAHDGTSAKTGEKREVLLVAHTGVHENLGLAAEAASTLQEGGINVRVMATADPAPVARHEVLGRFKRFGHTREAATGVEMVLVLGGDGTFLRAADIAHSADVPVLGINMGHIGFLAEWEQESLQEAIDRVISRDYRVEDRMTLSITVRDLDGRVLGTGWALNECSVENLNRQGVLDTILEVDQRPVSSFGCDGVLVSTPTGSTAYAFSAGGPVLWPELDAILVVPSNAHTLFSRPLVVSPDSSVAVETNPTTSPATAVMDGFRQIHMPPGARVEMRRGPQPVRWVRLDFAPFADRLVHKFRLPITGWRGPRH
- the recN gene encoding DNA repair protein RecN, translated to MLNDIHIRNLGVIEEATAEFSTGLTVVTGETGAGKTMVVTSLRLLSGHRAEASRVRAGADKAVVEGIFATTSAKVADLVEEIGGFMDATEGAPAEVIASRTVTAAGRSRAHLAGKAVAAAVLGQFAGHVITIHGQNDQLRLLDPARQLRALDTYAGLRGEVASYREKRRVWQELDRDLRRRTEARRELALETETLQRALETIDEIDPQPGEDEQLKADITRLQDADEERASLGAALSALDGSADVGGGELGGDAADLGAASASDLIGQAQAQLTGPDPKVQELAQRLGEVAGQISDIAMELGEVLLDIPDPDALEGMLQRQAELRELRKFAVDVDGAIQWRDRARQRLEQIDVSGDALDRLAEQVERARAEMMDIGRRLSTQRANAAKAFAKDVTREIRGLHMSAAVEVEINSTAEPGPEGLDEVEFQLVQGGHRTALAASASGGELSRVMLALEVIMAGSGRTMVFDEVDAGVGGKAAVEIGRRLAALATKNQVIVVTHLPQVAAFADAHLYVAKAASDATVSSSVRTLSEEERVEELSRMLAGLESDTGRAHAEELVAMATDAKRRLDEG
- the steA gene encoding putative cytokinetic ring protein SteA, whose translation is MVAMIFSRSDLPGIQGSTRNLTGPKSMAKAKLSDGDIVVISAPDLSRSMAQKLIDSGVAAVVNTDQFTTGRMPNFGPQMLLDNGVTLVENTGPELAAKAKSGKKVRLHEGKLYYGERSIGGGEILDEETSMQRFDDARDALGDHMEALSGNTAEFVRSEAPLLIDGVGIPDVDVDMEDRKVLVVSPDEQLKPKLRELRYFLREYDPVIIAVDSAADELLAAGHRPKLIVGDPEGIGTEALRSGATVILPAEPDGFAHGLERIQDLGVGAMTFPAATSNSRDLAFLLAHYHGASMVVNLGEVVDIDRLFHDANSPDTPSALLSQLRVGPRLVDSTAVAELYRVQKAGGGWLWALLGILLALLAIVLIAGLSGDGSFVENLINSWNNLAISFQNLFRN
- a CDS encoding copper transporter, whose protein sequence is MSTGRIIAGLGAGIALGTLFGFYALAPNVEGGPGGGSASAQHQLEQERSARQSAEADANTADRIIDAQAQTLLADDLKGRTVALVGMPGAPAQAVDRIAAMVGDAGGEVSARVTLTEEAVNPDKGDELKSLAANSLPAGAKLSEKNLNPGMHTGQILGAALSSGRGPGAGKSASESDRSIVFGALRNQGFVDKADQQVKPADLAIVVTGSGAQSTAGKKEENRKDGGPAGGGYAAQFTADVAAGLDSTMAGTVLAGDAGSAADGGAIAIVRKSPELVKSVSTVDDAQRAAGALTVIKAAKQQLEKAAGQYGSGPGATAATVG
- a CDS encoding CTP synthase; protein product: MSSTRADRKTKFIFVTGGVASSLGKGLTAASLGQLLSARGLKVTMQKLDPYLNVDPGTMNPFEHGEVFVTDDGAETDLDLGHYERFLDRNLSAAGNVTTGKVYSNVIAKERRGEYLGKTVQVIPHITDEIKRSVLAMGEPDSEGNRPDVVISEIGGTVGDIESQPFLEAARQVRHEVDRENIVFIHVSLVPYLAPSGELKTKPTQHSVAALRSIGIVPDAVVLRADRDVPQPMKDKIALMCDVDEEGVVSCPDAPSIYDIPKVLYNQHLDAYVIRRLNLPFRDVDWTTWGGLLDSVHNPTGEVTVAIVGKYIDLPDAYLSVAEAIRAAGFGRKIKAHVRWIASDGMEDAQYAAEQLAGVDAIVIPGGFGIRGIEGKIGALNYAKRSGIPALGICLGLQCMVIAAAREAGLADASSTEFDPSTPVPVISTMEEQKAAVAGEADLGGSMRLGSYPATLAEGSVVADLYGTTQVTERHRHRYEVNNEYREQISAGSDLRFSGTSPDGGLVEFVEYDRADHPFFVGTQAHPEYKSRPTRPHPLFAGLVDAAIDRASEQR